A stretch of Procambarus clarkii isolate CNS0578487 chromosome 20, FALCON_Pclarkii_2.0, whole genome shotgun sequence DNA encodes these proteins:
- the LOC138366864 gene encoding uncharacterized protein has translation MSPLTLQPFSHGNRSPTATLLPRQPFSHRKVLPRQPSSHGNPSPTASPPTATLLPRQPSSHGNPPPTASPPPTVTLFPRQPSPTATLLPRQPSSHGNPSPTATLLPRQPSSHGNPPPTATLLPRQPFSHRKVLPRQVLPRQPSSHGNPPPTASPPTATLLPRQVLPRQPFSHGNPSPTATLLPRQPSSHGNPPPTASPPPTVTLFPRQPFSHGKSSHSNPSSVKNWIVRVYEMKSREREICEY, from the coding sequence atgtcccccctaactcttcaacCCTTCTCCCACGGCAACCGTTCTCCCACGGCAACCCTCCTCCCACGGCAACCCTTCTCCCACAGGAAAGTCCTCCCACGGCAACCCTCCTCCCACGGCAACCCTTCTCCCACGGCAAGTCCTCCCACGGCAACCCTTCTCCCACGGCAACCCTCCTCCCACGGCAACCCTCCTCCCACGGCAAGTCCTCCTCCCACGGTAACCCTCTTCCCACGGCAACCTTCTCCCACGGCAACCCTCCTCCCACGGCAACCCTCCTCCCACGGCAACCCTTCTCCCACGGCAACCCTCCTCCCACGGCAACCCTCCTCCCACGGCAACCCTCCTCCCACGGCAACCCTCCTCCCACGGCAACCCTTCTCCCACAGGAAAGTCCTCCCACGGCAAGTCCTCCCACGGCAACCCTCCTCCCACGGCAACCCTCCTCCCACGGCAAGTCCTCCCACGGCAACCCTTCTCCCACGGCAAGTCCTCCCACGGCAACCCTTCTCCCACGGCAACCCTTCTCCCACGGCAACCCTCCTCCCACGGCAACCCTCCTCCCACGGCAACCCTCCTCCCACGGCAAGTCCTCCTCCCACGGTAACCCTCTTCCCACGGCAACCCTTCTCCCACGGCAAGTCCTCCCACAGCAACCCTTCATCAGTAAAGAACTGGATTGTAAGGGTTTATGAGATGAAATCCAGAGAAAGGGAGATATGTGAATATTAA
- the LOC138366863 gene encoding ovarian abundant message protein-like, whose protein sequence is MLPHRLPASRACQDLSQTLAIGLYHGSPQAYVIQQAYVMQQAYVMQQAFVMQQAYVMQQAYVMQQAYVMQQAFVMQQAYVMQQAYVMQQAYVMQQAFVMQQAYVMQEAYVMQQAYVIRQAYVIRKAYVMQQAFVMQQAYVMQQAYVMQQAYVIRQAYVMQQAFVMQQAYVMQAYVMQQAYVMQQAYVMQQAYVMQQAYVMQQAYVIRQVYVIRQAYVMQQACVIRQAYVMQQAFVMQEAYVMQQAYVMQQAYVMQQAYVIRQAYVMQRAYVMQQAYVMQQAYVMQQAYVMQQAYVMQQAYVIRQAYVIRQAYVIRQAYVMQQAYVMQQAYVIRQAYVMQQVYVIRQAYVMQRAYVMQEAYVMQEAYVMQQAYVMQQAYVMSKLEYGCVYFLAAPGGLRTIGSCALRSHSIKQIILTILHF, encoded by the coding sequence ATGTTGCCTCACAGGCTTCCTGCATCCAGGGCGTGTCAAGACCTTAGCCAGACCTTAGCTATTGGATTATACCATGGATCGCCGCAGGCCTACGTGATCCAGCAGGCCTATGTGATGCAGCAGGCCTACGTGATGCAGCAGGCCTTCGTGATGCAGCAGGCCTACGTGATGCAGCAGGCCTATGTGATGCAGCAGGCCTACGTGATGCAGCAGGCCTTCGTGATGCAGCAGGCCTACGTGATGCAGCAGGCCTATGTGATGCAGCAGGCCTACGTGATGCAGCAGGCCTTCGTGATGCAGCAGGCCTACGTGATGCAGGAGGCCTACGTGATGCAGCAGGCCTACGTGATCCGGCAGGCCTACGTGATCCGGAAGGCCTACGTGATGCAGCAGGCCTTCGTGATGCAGCAGGCCTACGTGATGCAGCAGGCCTACGTGATGCAGCAGGCCTACGTGATCCGGCAGGCCTACGTGATGCAGCAGGCCTTCGTGATGCAGCAGGCCTACGTGATGCAGGCCTACGTGATGCAGCAGGCCTACGTGATGCAGCAGGCCTACGTGATGCAGCAGGCCTACGTGATGCAGCAGGCCTACGTGATGCAGCAGGCCTACGTGATCCGGCAGGTCTACGTGATCCGGCAGGCCTACGTGATGCAGCAGGCCTGCGTGATCCGGCAGGCCTACGTGATGCAGCAGGCCTTCGTGATGCAGGAGGCCTACGTGATGCAGCAGGCCTACGTGATGCAGCAGGCCTACGTGATGCAGCAGGCCTACGTGATCCGGCAGGCCTACGTGATGCAGCGGGCCTACGTGATGCAGCAGGCCTACGTGATGCAGCAGGCCTACGTGATGCAGCAGGCCTACGTGATGCAGCAGGCCTACGTGATGCAGCAGGCCTACGTGATCCGGCAGGCCTACGTGATCCGGCAGGCCTACGTGATCCGGCAGGCCTACGTGATGCAGCAGGCCTACGTGATGCAGCAGGCCTACGTGATCCGGCAGGCCTACGTGATGCAGCAGGTCTACGTGATCCGGCAGGCCTACGTGATGCAGCGGGCCTACGTGATGCAGGAGGCCTACGTGATGCAGGAGGCCTACGTGATGCAGCAGGCCTACGTGATGCAGCAGGCCTACGTGATGTCAAAGCTGGAGTATGGATGTGTGTATTTCCTTGCTGCTCCAGGCGGCTTGAGGACCATAGGGTCTTGTGCCCTCAGATCCCACTcaataaaacaaattattttaaCAATTTTACATTTTTAA